ttagaccccttggtgtggaacaggcacagggcggcaagcagtttttgcttgtaggtcggccacatttcaacatatttcgtctgttttagctttattagataggtattgaccgtaccaatcagggaaaaaaagtttttgaaattatgttctccggagcgtgagctaggtctcttggaatgagctcttatctggctactcggccgtacagtgaatgtggagtattttgtcaatatctcgagtaaattttgaccgaatttcatgaatattttttttgtttgaaaggtattaacgaatgtaaagcgtcggcactatttccggtctcctaacaaaatggctgccggtggccatattggattttaataaaagtgatatatcgtGGGGAAAAtggtttctgttaacatggaaataatttgttatgtgtgtggggtgtttcaggcaatGCCTGaatcaggcattccatatatggacgtctatatatatctatattcacctatattgagctatatacaggcatatagagctatataatagtatattcctctgtgaaatgtttatttacagtgaagaataggtaaatatagcggtacatagctgtttaaataggaatttatgaaagttgacttcgtacggggctgtctatattgcctccggcaatttatttgttgatttgttgcaaggcaaagagtggataatgtaagtgattttaaagggcgaatagcttttcagtagagaatgaagtaaaagaaatgaagagtttcacagtaaaggcttttaatacgaataggtgtttcgtacgggtcggcgttagctatgttctTTTGGAATGCGTTGGGCGATATCAATATAATCGGAAGCGATGGaattgatttcatttcaaaaggTGACCTGACAGGGTGTTGCCtcagtttttctttcttggTGTTAGTGATTTTCTGCTTCAACGCACAGATATAATATTTCTCATCGTTTTGTCCACATCGTTACATCACAACcggtaatttaattaaaattcgacACACAGATCTGCtccgaatgttttttttttctttttctttaaaagcTCTTTCATCAGAAGGTTAAataatgaagaagaaaaaatgtttagcaAACAATAAACCAGTTCTTCGTTGTATTCCGACTGTATAAATATTCATCGTATCGTCGCGTTTCGTCAGTACACCTCTATTACCATGTCCAATACGAAAATTCTTGCACTGTTCTTGATAATCGCATCGATTTCAAAGTCATTGCAATTGACGATTAACTGTGACTACAATAAATCACCCTCTGTGACCAATGGTCGATTAAAGTATAAACTGGTCAAGGAACCGTACTCTTGTGTTCTCTCCACATTGAacattaaaagtaaattacTGGTGCAAAGTGTTACTGGCAAGCATCTCGATAAGAATAAGAACGATGATGTGAAAGCATTGAAAATCATCGGCGGTGGAATAATATCATCGACTGGCAAGGAAAGTAGTGACAATGTGTTGAGTGTTTGTGAAGTTATCCCGGCCGGTATCGGCTCAGTTTTTCGTAACATAGAGGCTTTGACGGTATGGAGAAGTAACTTAAAAACGGTGTCGAGTAGGGATCTACAGCAGTTTGCTAATCTTCGTGAAATTTGGCTATTCACGAATGAACTCGAGTATTTGGAATCGAAGCTGTTCCAGTACAATCCGAACGTCGAAGTCATTTCGTTCAATGCCAACAGCATCAAATTTATTGGAGAAAACTTCTTCTCGTATTTGCCAAAATTGCAAAAGGCTTTCTTCCATTATAATCCATGCGTGGATGAAGAAGCTGTTGATGGAACTCAATTGGCGGCGATAAAAAACacaatcaaagaaaaatgcgCGGTCAAAGAAACTGCTCAGCCATTACATGTGACCGTTGACTGTAAATTTGAGGTTTCATCCGTTTGGAAAACTGTAAAAGATCCCTACGGCTGTACGTTGCAGAAATCCAATTTTGATCGGAAATTGTTCATTGGCAACGTAACGGGATCACATGCCAAGGGTCGCTCCATAAGCGACGTTAAGGCTCTTCAAATTGTCGGAGGCGTTTGCCAAATTATTCCTGGTGAATTCGGTTCCATATTCCAGAACATTGAAGCACTGTCGGTGAAGAAAGCTTCGTTAAAACTCGTCACCGGTAGAGATTTGCAACAATTCAGCAATTTAAGGGAAATTTGGTTGGAAGCGAACGATCTAAACTATTTGGAAGGTAAGTTATTCGAATTCAATCCGAACGTTGAGCTGGTTGTCTTCAAGGACAATAAAATCAAGTTTGTGGGCGACAACTTCTTCTCCTACATACCAAAGTTGCGTGAAGCCGATTTCTCTGGCAATGAATGTTTTGACGATGGAAAGACTGCCGGTTTGAAGTTGAATGCTGTTCAGGAGAGAGTGAAGGAGAAGTGTGTGGTGGAGGAGCCTACTTTTATCTACACAACGATTCGTAAGTAGAGTTTAGAATATCCAAAATCCGAATAGAATTTGCTCAGATCGGCTTTACAGGTCCTGATGGTCTTACGTATTGGGACAGCCGTAAATCCGAAAAAGATGATGGAGAGGGAGTTGGTGCAGATTTCAAGGTTCTTAATTCGTTGGTGGGATAAGCTTtccatttttctattttctttcgtgaaaataaatttgaaagaaaatttgaacgtCTTTTTGCCTGTGATTCAAGGATGTCTGCATGGTGCCTTTATTAACAACTAGAATTTTCATTCTGACAgcaaaagtacaaaaaaatcctaaaCAATCGGATAAGAAGCCAAGTTAGCGATGCCGCAATGGTTGTTGAAGTCTCGTGGAATGCGAACATATCCGTTTTCGCCCCATGAATCACTGTACGAGTTTTTCAGAATCCAATAGGCCTCCTCGGTGTTTTCGTCGAAACCGTAGCCAACCACTAAAGCGCCATGCGTAGTCTTAGTGGTGCTGCACTCCGAATTCCGATAGATTCCACTGTTGTAATGCATAAACTTTTCGGATGATGCGTCCAGAGCAACCGATACTGGTCCAAAACGACATACAGCATCTCTGAGCTCCTCCTCGTTACCCTTTGGAATCGTTTCGTATCGTTGGATCTTCAACTTACTGGGGAATTTGTTGCAGCTGTTGGACTTTCCGTTTTCGGCGCCTTTGTATGGATATTTGTCGTCTGTGAGGAGACCATTCTTTGTGCTGTATTCGAAGGTCGTGTTCATGAAACCCTTCTTGCAACCCTTTCCTTCGCTAATCGAACAATCGACAAACTGTTGTTCCGAGAAATTGGCAAGTTTGTgatttttaataaagaaatgaGACTCCAGAGCTCCAGCAGCTGTAACAATGGCGTTGTGTCAACGCAAACACATCGTAACAAGAATCTGAATGCAGGAACTTACCAGCGAATGCCCAGCATGAGGCACATTTCATTTGATTCTTCACCGGAGTAACGGCTCCCTTTTTCCTCCAATCTAATTCGTCGGGTGAATCACAATTGGCTGCACGACTTTTACGCTTCGATGAAGTATCAACACTGTTGTCTGGCGCTTGTGATAGATcgactcccaaaatttcaagataTTCGTCGTGAGTCCAATCGCCGAAAAAGTTAACTGCCAACGAGAATGGTTGTTTACCTTGCTTGAACAGTTCATTCTGAGCGCCAATAAAGGCAAGATTTGCCTTGAATATTTCACCACGTAGTCTCTCTTCGGCCTCACTGATGtaattctttttgaaaatggttttaaagTCACCGAAATCTGTGCGAAAAATGCATATAATTCGACCGTCTGATTCATTTGTGAGAGACTTACTTTCGATGAGTCCTTTCAAAGATTCTGCTAAACGTCCCCGAATATGCGTAGCGGCATTTGCCGCTCTCGACGGTAATCCACTCGGTGGACTAATACGTGGAGCAATATTAAGTAATCTAGCGGCAGCTACGGCAGGATTTCCTCCAAAACcgaactttaaaaatatttaacggGATATTTAAGGATTCTTTTAAAGGCGACCTCAACCATGACATAGTAAAGATAAAGGCAGGAGTGTTTTCAAATCGATCAGATCGGCAAACACTAAGTTTGATTTTAAACAGGTTGgctttaatttgaatttcattttattcattctATAAAGTTAACTGCTTCTATATCTAAatccttaaggccaggttaaggCTACAACGCCACCGCTAATGTTTACAACAAATGTAAGGAAtcttaacctggccttaatTTGGCATTAGAAAAATTAACCGTTTATGTCTGTACTTTACAATGTTGTGCCTCAATGAAATCAGATCGAATTCCCTAGGGGTAATTTATATACCCCGATCCAAGACACTAAGTCAGTGGTAccttcaaaatcaaaatttcgttttgataTGCAAGATGTGAACAGCGTATAACGACACTTTTGATTAAATATCGATGTCATGAGCAATTAAGGGCGTACCATAAGCGATTACGAGAAATGACTGGCGATCATTCACATTAGTTAGAGT
This DNA window, taken from Bradysia coprophila strain Holo2 unplaced genomic scaffold, BU_Bcop_v1 contig_151, whole genome shotgun sequence, encodes the following:
- the LOC119074524 gene encoding leucine-rich repeat-containing protein egg-6-like produces the protein MSNTKILALFLIIASISKSLQLTINCDYNKSPSVTNGRLKYKLVKEPYSCVLSTLNIKSKLLVQSVTGKHLDKNKNDDVKALKIIGGGIISSTGKESSDNVLSVCEVIPAGIGSVFRNIEALTVWRSNLKTVSSRDLQQFANLREIWLFTNELEYLESKLFQYNPNVEVISFNANSIKFIGENFFSYLPKLQKAFFHYNPCVDEEAVDGTQLAAIKNTIKEKCAVKETAQPLHVTVDCKFEVSSVWKTVKDPYGCTLQKSNFDRKLFIGNVTGSHAKGRSISDVKALQIVGGVCQIIPGEFGSIFQNIEALSVKKASLKLVTGRDLQQFSNLREIWLEANDLNYLEGKLFEFNPNVELVVFKDNKIKFVGDNFFSYIPKLREADFSGNECFDDGKTAGLKLNAVQERVKEKCVVEEPTFIYTTIRPDGLTYWDSRKSEKDDGEGVGADFKVLNSLVG
- the LOC119074525 gene encoding procathepsin L-like is translated as MMLKLLSIVVVFIQLVESNPQVFGKILQNLESAKPENVFGFGGNPAVAAARLLNIAPRISPPSGLPSRAANAATHIRGRLAESLKGLIENFGDFKTIFKKNYISEAEERLRGEIFKANLAFIGAQNELFKQGKQPFSLAVNFFGDWTHDEYLEILGVDLSQAPDNSVDTSSKRKSRAANCDSPDELDWRKKGAVTPVKNQMKCASCWAFAAAGALESHFFIKNHKLANFSEQQFVDCSISEGKGCKKGFMNTTFEYSTKNGLLTDDKYPYKGAENGKSNSCNKFPSKLKIQRYETIPKGNEEELRDAVCRFGPVSVALDASSEKFMHYNSGIYRNSECSTTKTTHGALVVGYGFDENTEEAYWILKNSYSDSWGENGYVRIPRDFNNHCGIANLASYPIV